Proteins encoded together in one Halothermothrix orenii H 168 window:
- a CDS encoding FtsK/SpoIIIE family DNA translocase: MTRELNNEKPIKDEDKNNVSENKVEDKSPDEEIREKRKNEILGILITALGVLSGLSIFTGTTGVVGTVLADFYRNSTGIGSYLIPCLLIVWGITLIRLKSLALNSRIGGFLLTYIISLGIIHNYLYGNFPLEYAKMGEGGGWIGGGLTWVCNTLFGYIGAYVILTAFLLIGILLWADVLLVSILDRLKFLIRKPWEKIRNILKRKRVNEVDGNELDDNEFEQDAFDSFIEEEIYPDEDTLPEEDMLASEVDKDNRGKLDVNVDEKSDTTEEDRAKKGNGSNSSSSKSHVYKLPGINLLKKSNKKRNKPGNKSDLLEETLESFGVKAKVLGVNHGPTITRYEVQPASGVKVSKIVGLANDIALALAAPDVRIEAPIPGKSAVGIEVPHMSNKLVRLRDIINTRKFKNSKSKLSLALGMGIDGQPIITDLSRMPHLLVAGATGSGKSVCMNTIITSILFKATPDEVKLMLIDPKKVELSIYKDLPHLFAPVVTDPRKAASVLKLVIEEMERRYELFSQSGTRGITSYNKTVAPGEKLPYIVVVIDELSDLMMVSAREVEDNICRLAQMARAAGIHLVIATQRPSVDVITGLIKANIPSRISFAVSSQTDSRTILDMGGAEKLLGKGDMLFAPAGSQKPQRIQGAFIDNDEIRRVVSYVKNQADPDYKVELDDIKEVQLSVNDEKDELYEEAVRLVVKYRASISMLQRKLHIGHSRAARLIDMMEEDGIVGPYAGSKPREVLINEDDLEEILNNGQTDDKS; encoded by the coding sequence ATGACCAGGGAGTTAAACAATGAGAAACCTATTAAAGATGAAGATAAAAATAATGTTAGTGAAAATAAAGTTGAAGATAAATCACCTGATGAGGAAATCAGAGAAAAGCGCAAAAATGAAATTCTGGGGATATTGATCACAGCCTTAGGAGTATTAAGTGGATTGAGTATCTTTACCGGTACTACTGGTGTGGTCGGGACTGTTCTGGCTGATTTTTACCGTAATTCAACAGGGATAGGCTCTTATTTAATACCCTGTTTGTTAATAGTATGGGGTATAACCCTTATAAGACTGAAATCACTGGCTTTAAATAGCAGGATTGGTGGGTTTCTTTTAACATACATTATTTCTCTGGGAATTATCCATAATTACCTGTATGGCAACTTTCCCCTTGAATATGCAAAAATGGGAGAAGGAGGAGGTTGGATAGGTGGTGGCTTAACATGGGTTTGTAATACCCTTTTTGGCTACATCGGAGCTTATGTAATATTAACAGCCTTTTTATTAATAGGAATCCTGTTATGGGCTGATGTTTTACTGGTTTCAATATTGGACAGGCTTAAGTTTTTGATAAGAAAACCATGGGAGAAAATAAGAAATATATTAAAAAGAAAAAGGGTTAATGAAGTTGACGGAAATGAATTAGATGATAATGAATTTGAACAGGATGCCTTTGATAGTTTTATAGAAGAAGAGATTTACCCTGATGAAGATACTTTACCTGAAGAAGACATGTTAGCTTCTGAAGTAGATAAAGATAACAGAGGTAAATTAGACGTAAATGTAGATGAAAAAAGTGATACTACAGAAGAGGACAGGGCAAAAAAGGGTAATGGTTCTAATTCTTCTTCGTCTAAAAGTCATGTTTATAAATTGCCGGGGATAAATTTATTAAAAAAGAGTAATAAAAAAAGAAATAAACCCGGAAATAAATCCGATCTTCTGGAAGAAACCCTTGAAAGTTTTGGTGTTAAGGCAAAAGTACTGGGGGTTAACCATGGACCAACCATAACCAGGTATGAAGTCCAGCCTGCCTCCGGAGTTAAGGTCAGCAAGATAGTGGGTCTGGCCAATGATATAGCCCTGGCTCTGGCTGCCCCTGATGTCAGAATAGAAGCACCGATTCCCGGTAAATCTGCAGTTGGTATTGAAGTACCACATATGAGTAACAAACTGGTACGGCTCCGTGATATTATCAATACCAGGAAATTTAAAAATTCTAAAAGCAAACTTTCCCTGGCTCTGGGAATGGGAATAGATGGACAGCCTATTATTACTGACCTCTCCAGGATGCCTCACCTTCTGGTAGCCGGGGCTACTGGTTCTGGAAAAAGTGTCTGTATGAATACTATTATTACCAGTATTCTTTTTAAGGCAACACCTGATGAGGTTAAATTAATGTTAATAGACCCTAAAAAGGTTGAATTAAGTATTTATAAGGACTTACCCCATCTATTTGCCCCTGTAGTTACTGATCCCAGGAAGGCGGCCAGTGTTTTAAAACTGGTTATTGAAGAAATGGAAAGAAGATATGAGTTATTTTCACAAAGTGGAACCAGGGGAATAACATCTTACAATAAAACAGTTGCCCCCGGAGAAAAATTACCTTATATTGTTGTGGTAATAGATGAGTTATCAGATTTAATGATGGTTTCTGCCAGGGAAGTGGAAGATAATATCTGTCGCCTCGCCCAGATGGCAAGGGCAGCCGGTATTCACCTGGTTATTGCTACTCAACGTCCCTCGGTTGATGTTATAACCGGTCTAATAAAGGCCAATATACCCAGTAGAATATCATTTGCTGTTTCTTCCCAGACTGATTCCAGAACTATACTCGATATGGGAGGGGCAGAAAAGTTGCTGGGCAAAGGTGATATGCTGTTCGCACCTGCTGGTTCCCAGAAACCTCAGAGAATTCAGGGGGCTTTTATAGATAATGATGAAATCAGGCGGGTAGTTAGTTATGTTAAAAACCAGGCTGATCCTGACTATAAAGTAGAACTTGATGATATTAAAGAAGTACAATTATCTGTAAATGATGAAAAGGATGAGTTATATGAAGAAGCAGTAAGGTTGGTTGTAAAATACCGGGCTTCTATTTCTATGCTCCAGCGAAAATTACACATTGGACATTCCCGGGCAGCCCGTCTTATTGATATGATGGAAGAAGATGGTATAGTCGGTCCTTATGCCGGTAGCAAGCCCAGGGAAGTTCTAATTAATGAAGATGACCTTGAGGAAATACTTAACAATGGTCAAACAGATGACAAGTCTTGA
- a CDS encoding GntR family transcriptional regulator, protein MDLIKQDSRPLYLRVKEYIENKIKKEIYKPGDRLPSETALSNELGVSRATLREALRVLEEEGKIVKHQGIGTFVNQQTPRFLKGIEELVSVTKTIENAGYTPGSKVLRLEEIYPDDKLSKKMRLDSSHKILKIERIRTADNQPVVYCLDHLGLKYLENGISKRDFQGSLFKLLENKYGIFIKYALTHIVPYITDKSLAEKLDIKEKSPLLLLEQYHYDTDERMILFSQNYFRSDQFQFKVLRKR, encoded by the coding sequence TTGGACTTAATAAAACAGGACAGCCGCCCCCTTTATTTGCGTGTTAAAGAATATATTGAAAATAAAATTAAAAAAGAAATATATAAACCAGGGGATCGTCTGCCATCAGAAACAGCTTTATCTAATGAACTGGGGGTTAGTAGAGCTACTTTAAGGGAAGCTTTAAGGGTCCTGGAAGAGGAAGGAAAGATCGTAAAACATCAGGGAATTGGAACATTTGTAAACCAACAAACTCCCAGATTCTTAAAGGGGATTGAGGAATTAGTAAGTGTTACCAAGACCATTGAAAACGCCGGTTACACTCCAGGCTCAAAGGTTTTAAGGTTAGAAGAAATATACCCGGATGACAAATTATCTAAAAAAATGAGACTGGATTCTTCCCATAAAATATTAAAAATCGAAAGAATACGTACTGCCGACAATCAACCGGTAGTATACTGCCTTGATCATTTAGGATTAAAATATCTAGAAAATGGTATCAGTAAAAGGGATTTTCAGGGTTCTTTATTTAAATTACTGGAAAATAAATATGGAATTTTTATAAAATACGCCCTGACCCATATTGTGCCATATATTACCGACAAAAGTCTGGCTGAAAAACTGGATATTAAAGAAAAAAGCCCGTTACTATTGTTAGAACAGTATCATTATGATACTGATGAACGGATGATATTGTTTTCCCAGAATTATTTCAGATCTGACCAGTTTCAATTTAAAGTATTAAGAAAGCGTTAA
- a CDS encoding ABC transporter ATP-binding protein, translating into MNNGDPVIQMNGITKRFPGVVANDKVDFELKKGEIHALLGENGAGKTTLMKCLYGLYQPDEGDIFINGKKVSISDPNDAINLGIGMVHQHFMLVPPFTVAENIVLGSEPVRNYQLDYEKAVKDVKQLSKRYKLNVDPEAKVQDISVGMQQRVEILKALYRGADILILDEPTAVLTPQEVDELIDIMRSLTEEGKSIIFITHKLKEVKAIADRVTVIRRGKLINTVEADSATSEDLAKMMVGREVLLRVEKEKANPGEVILEVSNIKARNDRGLMALNGTSFSVRRGEILGIAGVEGNGQSELAEVLTGLREIEDGEIYLKGKNIASYSTRQIIEAGVSYIPEDRQKRGLVLDFALYENLILGNHYRAPYSNGLNMNYNKIRKEVRNLIKDFDIRTPDEDVKAKSLSGGNQQKVIIAREFNREHDLLIAAQPTRGVDVGAIEFIHKQIIEQRDSGKAVLLISLELDEILSLSDRIAVIYEGEIVDILDPDEATEEKLGMLMAGATTNNAVEGGV; encoded by the coding sequence ATGAATAATGGTGACCCGGTCATCCAGATGAACGGTATAACTAAAAGGTTTCCTGGAGTTGTAGCCAATGATAAAGTTGATTTCGAATTAAAAAAAGGCGAAATTCACGCCCTACTGGGGGAAAACGGGGCAGGGAAGACAACTTTGATGAAATGTCTTTATGGTTTATATCAGCCAGATGAAGGAGATATATTTATTAATGGTAAAAAGGTTTCTATTTCTGACCCCAATGATGCTATTAACCTGGGAATTGGAATGGTTCATCAACATTTTATGCTGGTTCCTCCGTTTACTGTTGCTGAAAATATTGTCCTCGGGAGTGAACCGGTTAGAAATTATCAGCTTGACTACGAAAAAGCAGTTAAAGATGTAAAGCAGTTGTCAAAACGGTATAAACTAAACGTTGACCCTGAGGCAAAAGTTCAGGATATAAGTGTCGGTATGCAACAGAGGGTAGAGATTCTTAAAGCCCTTTATAGAGGGGCGGATATTTTAATCCTTGATGAACCAACAGCTGTTCTGACTCCGCAGGAAGTTGATGAATTAATTGATATTATGAGGAGCCTAACAGAAGAAGGAAAATCTATAATATTTATCACCCATAAATTAAAGGAAGTAAAGGCAATAGCTGACAGGGTAACGGTTATTCGCAGGGGAAAATTAATAAATACTGTTGAAGCTGATTCTGCGACCTCAGAAGACCTTGCCAAAATGATGGTTGGCAGGGAAGTACTTTTAAGGGTAGAGAAAGAAAAAGCAAACCCCGGTGAAGTTATCCTGGAAGTAAGTAATATAAAAGCCAGAAATGACAGAGGATTAATGGCCCTTAACGGGACAAGTTTTTCTGTACGCAGGGGAGAAATTCTGGGAATTGCCGGTGTAGAGGGTAATGGCCAATCTGAACTGGCCGAAGTATTAACCGGGTTAAGAGAGATTGAAGATGGAGAGATATATCTTAAAGGTAAAAATATAGCAAGCTATTCTACCCGTCAAATTATTGAAGCAGGAGTTTCTTATATTCCTGAAGATAGGCAGAAGAGAGGGCTTGTCTTAGATTTTGCTTTATATGAAAACCTCATCCTCGGAAATCACTATAGAGCTCCTTATAGTAATGGTCTTAATATGAATTATAACAAAATACGAAAAGAAGTTAGAAATCTAATTAAGGATTTTGACATACGGACTCCAGATGAAGATGTCAAGGCCAAATCATTATCAGGTGGTAACCAGCAAAAAGTAATAATTGCCCGGGAATTTAATAGAGAACATGATTTATTAATTGCAGCTCAGCCGACCCGTGGGGTAGATGTTGGAGCTATTGAATTTATTCATAAACAGATTATAGAACAACGTGATTCTGGAAAAGCCGTCCTCCTTATATCACTGGAGCTTGACGAGATTCTTTCCTTAAGTGATAGAATTGCGGTTATATATGAGGGAGAAATAGTTGATATTCTTGATCCTGATGAAGCTACAGAAGAAAAACTGGGTATGCTTATGGCCGGTGCAACTACTAACAATGCCGTGGAAGGGGGAGTGTAA
- a CDS encoding ABC transporter permease, with translation MLGTDKRVNKVKSDKTGSQEYFNNLIFPVIAVIFGLVAGGIFMVIIGKNPFKAYQVLINSSFGSLRGFSEMLVNTTPLIFTGLSVAFAFRTGLFNIGGEGQFLVAYTATAWVGYALSLPWFIHVPLALIAGIIAGGLWGGIAGYLKAKMGVHEVITTIMLNYIGFHYVGFLLGKKLKDPSVALPATPVIKETAQLHKLLPPRLNTSILLALIAAVLVYYILWKTTIGYEIRAVGLNPEASRYGGINVGKSMVLAMFISGALAGLAGSTQVMGLEPRAYQPFGFLGYGFTGIAVALLGKNHPAGVVLGALLFGVLARGSNQMQSLAGVPKEVIEVIQAIIILFVAAEYAFKLLAQKTSQKGVGAGD, from the coding sequence GTGTTAGGTACTGATAAAAGAGTTAATAAAGTTAAATCTGATAAAACTGGTTCTCAGGAGTATTTTAATAACCTGATTTTTCCGGTTATAGCTGTAATATTTGGACTGGTGGCCGGGGGAATATTTATGGTTATCATCGGTAAAAATCCCTTTAAAGCTTATCAGGTTTTAATAAATAGTTCATTTGGTAGTCTCAGGGGTTTTTCAGAAATGCTTGTAAATACTACTCCGTTAATATTTACGGGTCTTTCAGTGGCTTTTGCTTTTAGAACTGGACTATTTAATATTGGTGGGGAGGGGCAATTTTTGGTTGCTTATACAGCAACGGCCTGGGTCGGTTATGCCCTGAGTTTGCCATGGTTTATCCATGTACCCCTGGCTCTTATTGCAGGAATTATTGCGGGTGGACTCTGGGGAGGTATTGCCGGTTATTTAAAAGCAAAAATGGGTGTTCATGAAGTTATAACTACCATCATGTTAAATTATATTGGATTTCATTATGTGGGGTTTTTATTGGGTAAGAAATTAAAGGATCCTTCGGTTGCTTTGCCGGCAACACCGGTTATTAAAGAAACAGCTCAGTTACACAAACTCCTTCCTCCCAGATTAAACACCAGTATTTTACTGGCCCTTATTGCGGCAGTTTTAGTGTATTATATTTTGTGGAAAACAACTATAGGTTATGAAATTCGTGCAGTGGGGTTAAACCCTGAAGCCTCACGTTATGGAGGAATTAACGTCGGTAAAAGTATGGTTCTGGCTATGTTTATAAGTGGTGCTCTGGCCGGGCTGGCCGGCTCTACCCAGGTAATGGGTCTGGAACCCAGAGCTTATCAACCTTTCGGGTTTTTGGGTTATGGATTTACCGGTATTGCAGTAGCCCTGTTAGGTAAGAACCATCCAGCTGGTGTTGTCCTGGGAGCACTCTTATTTGGTGTATTGGCCCGCGGTTCTAATCAGATGCAAAGCCTGGCCGGTGTTCCCAAAGAAGTAATCGAAGTTATCCAGGCTATTATAATACTGTTCGTTGCGGCAGAATATGCTTTTAAATTACTGGCCCAGAAAACCAGTCAAAAAGGAGTGGGTGCCGGTGACTAG
- a CDS encoding ABC transporter permease, translating to MTSIIGTAVALLSATLRAATLLIFAALGGVFSERSGVINIALEGIMLIGAFTAMSISYFTGSPWLGVLGAMLAGILIAAIHALVSIEFKANQVVSGTAINIFAVGLTGLLLYVMFGTAGQSPKVNQLGNWAIPVIKDIPIIGPIIGNHVPFVYMALVMVAVTYWVLWKTPFGLRVRAVGEHPAAADTVGVSVKRIRYICVMISGLLAGLGGASLSIGFLNIFVKEMTAGRGFIALAAMIFGKWTPHGAMLAALLFGFAHALQMLAQTLGLDVPRYILLMLPYVLTILALTGIVGSATPPAADGQPYEKE from the coding sequence GTGACTAGTATCATAGGAACTGCTGTTGCTTTATTATCTGCTACTTTAAGGGCGGCAACTCTTTTAATCTTTGCAGCCCTCGGTGGGGTTTTTTCAGAAAGATCAGGAGTTATTAATATTGCCCTTGAGGGTATTATGTTAATAGGGGCTTTTACAGCCATGTCTATTTCTTATTTTACTGGTAGCCCCTGGCTTGGGGTTCTAGGGGCAATGCTGGCCGGTATACTAATTGCCGCTATACATGCCCTGGTCTCAATTGAATTTAAAGCCAATCAGGTTGTTAGTGGTACAGCTATCAATATTTTCGCAGTTGGATTAACCGGACTTCTACTTTATGTAATGTTTGGCACAGCCGGACAATCTCCAAAAGTTAACCAGCTGGGGAACTGGGCAATACCTGTTATCAAGGATATACCGATAATTGGACCAATTATTGGAAATCATGTTCCCTTTGTTTATATGGCTTTAGTTATGGTAGCTGTAACATACTGGGTATTATGGAAAACTCCTTTTGGTCTAAGGGTTAGGGCAGTGGGAGAACACCCGGCAGCTGCAGATACAGTCGGGGTTAGTGTCAAACGTATTAGGTATATTTGTGTAATGATAAGTGGTTTGTTGGCAGGACTGGGGGGTGCCAGTCTTTCAATTGGGTTTTTAAATATATTTGTTAAAGAGATGACTGCTGGAAGGGGTTTTATCGCTCTGGCAGCTATGATATTTGGGAAATGGACTCCGCATGGGGCCATGTTAGCAGCCCTGTTGTTTGGTTTTGCGCATGCTTTACAAATGCTGGCCCAGACCCTGGGCCTGGATGTCCCGAGATATATTTTGTTAATGTTGCCATATGTATTGACCATTTTAGCGTTAACTGGAATTGTGGGTAGTGCTACCCCTCCTGCTGCAGATGGTCAACCCTATGAAAAAGAATAA
- a CDS encoding DUF3388 domain-containing protein: protein MPTYYLEYKITHNRTGLLGDVASMLGLLNVNILTIASIENNYRGLLIEIDREEIFEILKESLPGINDLKVTAFRKPGLIDIIALRHGKKMTRRDSDNCFIFERENLDLLIDFLGEYLKRHNAALIGFKGSPKVGKTETAIAAAVHANKHWQLLSSTLLRKVARSQVSKDIMNKNTIFIIDSITTFYRSPSKHIKFIREIINKPLLRIVEHPEIIIKETSLTWEDFDLFIELHDGDNGTHKDISNYITTFNSFDLS, encoded by the coding sequence TTGCCTACATATTATCTAGAATATAAAATTACCCATAACCGAACAGGTCTCCTTGGTGATGTGGCCTCAATGTTAGGCCTCTTAAATGTGAATATATTGACTATTGCAAGTATAGAAAATAATTACCGGGGGTTATTGATTGAAATAGATAGAGAAGAAATTTTTGAAATTTTAAAAGAATCACTCCCTGGTATTAACGATCTTAAAGTTACTGCCTTCAGAAAACCTGGCCTTATTGATATAATTGCCTTAAGACATGGTAAAAAAATGACCAGAAGGGATTCTGACAATTGCTTTATTTTTGAAAGAGAGAACCTGGATTTATTAATAGATTTTTTAGGTGAATATTTAAAAAGGCATAATGCTGCTTTGATTGGATTTAAAGGCTCGCCGAAAGTAGGGAAAACAGAAACAGCTATAGCAGCTGCGGTACATGCCAATAAACACTGGCAATTATTATCATCAACCCTTTTAAGGAAAGTCGCCAGGAGTCAGGTTTCAAAAGACATAATGAATAAAAATACTATTTTTATTATTGATTCTATAACAACATTTTATCGTTCTCCCTCAAAACACATTAAATTCATAAGAGAGATTATCAATAAACCCTTGCTAAGAATTGTAGAACACCCAGAAATAATTATAAAGGAAACCAGCCTTACCTGGGAGGATTTTGATCTGTTTATAGAACTGCATGATGGGGATAATGGGACTCATAAAGATATATCTAATTATATTACAACATTTAATAGTTTTGATTTAAGTTAA
- a CDS encoding helix-turn-helix domain-containing protein has protein sequence MSIGSKLKEARNKSGLSLEEISKKTKIRVRYLKALENDNYDIIPGEVYVKAFLKGYSNQVGLNGDAIVKEYLNMLEEQARKEREEALKEQEKNSSSFNLNIDKKVRNIIIVSLVGLLLIFVIIFNVFSNNSNHLPDTEAEQTMTQSADIDELEGIDNKPDINKNNEDTKQSSVEKQEKDVRLKEIELIARDRSWINIKIDGRSVYQGFIEKGETMKFSGEEEVELKIGNAAGITMKKDGVLLGPWGGKGEVILKEIKL, from the coding sequence TTGAGTATAGGGAGTAAACTAAAAGAGGCCAGGAATAAATCAGGACTTTCCCTTGAAGAAATATCTAAAAAGACTAAAATAAGGGTCAGGTATTTAAAAGCACTGGAAAATGATAATTATGATATTATTCCAGGCGAAGTATATGTAAAAGCCTTTTTAAAAGGTTATTCGAACCAGGTTGGGCTGAATGGAGATGCTATTGTAAAAGAATACCTGAATATGCTTGAAGAACAAGCAAGGAAGGAAAGAGAAGAAGCCCTTAAAGAACAGGAGAAGAACAGTTCTTCATTTAATCTTAATATTGATAAAAAAGTTAGAAATATTATTATAGTATCCCTGGTAGGTCTGTTATTAATATTTGTTATTATCTTTAATGTTTTCTCAAATAATTCAAATCATTTACCTGATACTGAGGCAGAACAGACAATGACCCAGAGTGCAGATATTGATGAATTAGAAGGAATAGATAATAAACCTGATATCAACAAAAATAATGAAGATACTAAACAAAGTTCAGTAGAGAAGCAGGAAAAGGATGTCAGATTAAAGGAGATAGAACTTATTGCCCGTGACAGGAGCTGGATCAACATTAAAATAGATGGCAGGAGTGTTTACCAGGGTTTTATTGAAAAAGGTGAAACAATGAAGTTTTCTGGCGAGGAGGAAGTTGAATTAAAAATTGGTAATGCAGCTGGAATCACCATGAAGAAGGATGGTGTCCTCCTTGGACCCTGGGGTGGCAAAGGCGAAGTTATATTAAAAGAAATTAAATTATGA
- the surE gene encoding 5'/3'-nucleotidase SurE produces MNVLLTNDDGVYAEGIFILASYLVSAGHRVVVSAPDRERSATGHAITISYPLRAYKIKLNIKGEIDVYKIDGTPADCVKLGVEKLAGFKPDIIISGINDGPNLGYDVLYSGTVSAAIEGWMMGYTSIAVSLNSNGQYHFKTGADFIVRLLNNFDFLSLDQKMLLNINIPDLPGEKINGIKITKLGKSLYEDSFEKRFDPMGKPYYWLTGNNVDNNIHDSTDIWAIKNNYISITPLKIDLTDLSQIDILNHNLNNL; encoded by the coding sequence ATGAATGTACTATTAACCAATGATGATGGTGTTTATGCTGAAGGGATATTTATACTCGCCAGTTATTTAGTTTCTGCAGGCCATCGGGTTGTTGTGTCTGCACCTGACAGAGAACGTAGTGCTACCGGTCATGCAATAACAATTAGTTATCCTTTACGGGCCTATAAGATTAAATTAAATATAAAAGGTGAAATTGATGTATATAAAATTGATGGAACCCCGGCCGATTGTGTGAAGCTAGGTGTTGAAAAACTGGCAGGATTTAAACCAGATATAATAATTTCAGGTATTAATGATGGCCCTAATCTTGGTTATGATGTTCTATATTCGGGTACTGTATCTGCTGCTATTGAAGGGTGGATGATGGGATATACCTCTATTGCTGTCTCCCTTAATAGTAACGGACAATATCATTTCAAAACAGGGGCTGACTTTATTGTAAGGTTATTAAATAATTTTGATTTTTTATCTCTGGATCAAAAAATGTTGTTAAACATCAATATTCCCGATTTACCTGGTGAAAAAATTAATGGAATTAAAATAACAAAATTGGGTAAAAGCCTTTATGAAGATAGTTTTGAAAAAAGATTTGATCCCATGGGAAAACCGTATTACTGGCTAACAGGAAATAATGTTGATAATAATATACATGATAGTACCGATATCTGGGCGATTAAAAACAATTATATTTCTATAACACCATTAAAAATAGATTTAACTGATTTATCTCAGATAGATATTCTTAATCATAACCTGAATAACCTATAA
- a CDS encoding TIGR04086 family membrane protein, whose protein sequence is MYDEYQERIINNTVIFKGVVLGVVILILLSLILAFFSNIITALSLSSLNTVLIIGNFMIIGFIGFFIARRVEENGWLNGGLGGLIYMAIIILLGTISMPISIGNIFLLLILGLLVGAIGGIIGINL, encoded by the coding sequence ATGTATGATGAATACCAGGAAAGAATAATTAATAATACGGTAATTTTTAAGGGAGTAGTTTTAGGTGTTGTTATTTTAATTTTGTTAAGTTTAATACTGGCATTTTTCTCCAATATTATTACTGCTTTAAGCCTTTCATCATTAAATACCGTACTTATAATTGGGAATTTCATGATTATTGGTTTTATTGGTTTTTTTATTGCAAGACGGGTTGAGGAAAACGGCTGGTTGAATGGAGGACTTGGTGGTCTTATTTATATGGCCATAATAATTTTGCTGGGAACAATTAGTATGCCTATTTCCATCGGAAATATATTTTTATTGCTTATTCTGGGATTGTTGGTTGGAGCTATAGGAGGTATTATTGGTATAAATTTATAA